The Streptomyces sp. NBC_00440 genome contains a region encoding:
- the menC gene encoding o-succinylbenzoate synthase, which produces MKPSGVELLRVQMPLVAPFRTSFGTQDVRELLLVRVVTPNGEGWGECVTMGGPLYSSEYVDGAEHVLRNFLVPALLEAGEGTASRVAPLLARFKGHRMAKAALEMAVLDAELRAHDLSFAAALGSARDSVPCGVSVGIMDSVPQLLDVVGGYLDAGYVRIKLKIEPGWDVEPVRAVRERFGDDVLLQVDANTAYTLSDVSQLARLDPFELLLIEQPLDEEDLLGHAELSRRIRTPVCLDESIVSARSAADAITLGACRIVNIKPGRVGGYLEARRVHDVCAAHGIPVWCGGMIETGLGRAANVALASLPGFTLPGDTSASDRFYRTDITEPFVLKDGHLPVPQGPGLGVTPIPDLLAEVTTSKVWLGS; this is translated from the coding sequence ATGAAGCCCAGTGGTGTGGAACTTCTGCGTGTTCAGATGCCGTTGGTGGCACCGTTCCGGACGTCATTCGGTACGCAGGACGTACGGGAACTGCTGCTCGTACGCGTCGTGACGCCGAACGGCGAGGGCTGGGGCGAGTGCGTCACCATGGGAGGGCCGCTCTACTCCTCGGAATACGTCGACGGTGCCGAACACGTGCTGCGGAACTTCCTGGTCCCGGCCCTGCTGGAGGCGGGCGAGGGCACCGCGAGCCGGGTCGCGCCCCTTCTGGCCAGGTTCAAGGGTCACCGGATGGCGAAGGCCGCGCTCGAAATGGCCGTGCTCGACGCCGAACTGCGAGCACACGACCTGTCCTTCGCCGCCGCGCTCGGGTCCGCACGGGACTCCGTTCCTTGCGGGGTCTCGGTCGGCATCATGGACTCCGTCCCCCAACTCCTTGATGTGGTGGGCGGCTATCTCGACGCCGGCTATGTGCGGATCAAGCTGAAGATCGAACCCGGTTGGGACGTCGAGCCGGTGCGAGCGGTGAGGGAGCGTTTCGGCGACGACGTGCTGCTGCAGGTCGACGCCAACACGGCGTACACCCTGTCCGACGTGTCCCAGCTCGCCCGTCTGGATCCCTTCGAGCTCCTCCTCATCGAGCAGCCCCTGGACGAGGAGGACCTCCTGGGCCACGCCGAGCTGTCCCGTCGCATCCGCACGCCGGTATGCCTCGACGAGTCGATCGTGTCCGCCCGCTCCGCTGCCGACGCGATCACGCTCGGCGCCTGCCGCATCGTGAACATCAAGCCCGGCCGGGTCGGCGGGTACCTTGAGGCGCGGCGGGTGCACGATGTCTGCGCCGCCCATGGGATCCCCGTGTGGTGCGGTGGCATGATCGAGACCGGGCTCGGCCGGGCGGCCAACGTCGCGCTCGCCTCGCTGCCCGGGTTCACCCTGCCCGGAGACACCTCGGCGTCGGACCGGTTCTACCGGACCGACATCACCGAACCGTTCGTCTTGAAGGACGGACACCTGCCGGTGCCCCAGGGGCCGGGCCTCGGTGTCACGCCGATTCCCGACCTGCTGGCGGAGGTCACGACCTCGAAGGTGTGGCTCGGTTCGTAG
- a CDS encoding MFS transporter, translating into MTAVITEDTWTPKRVNRTATITMVVMLCAWSVDYIDRFSISMALPSIGEEFQLGRTAQGSLVTVFALVYMICQIPAGFLADRYGSRGPMLITLVLWSLFTALTGMAGTFGLLLLFRGLFGACQGAFPAASFKAIAERTTPARRGTATSVMLSASGIAGLAPLLVAPLLTGIGWRHTFLWMAGCGAAIGIGLWALLPKALPDRLSRLPQTTATTPAVSRAQVLRSPAVWKFAVLYCAMNMLSYGLVTWVPSYLLEARHLSLNETGVLSAIPSLVGFATTIFGGWLFDRYFHDKARWYLVSIATVTAVLLVLMVSAGSAATFTLYETLAVGVFGMATMCVFGLPLRVLPTAVAGLGSGMTNFGGQVAGVIAPLAMGWLADAFSYTAAFGFLICTTLLTAVIAFWVPQRAEQFNFPPAGTKESAGTKEPTGTK; encoded by the coding sequence ATGACGGCGGTGATCACCGAGGACACCTGGACGCCGAAGCGGGTCAACCGGACGGCAACGATCACGATGGTGGTCATGCTGTGCGCCTGGTCGGTCGACTACATCGACCGTTTCTCGATCAGCATGGCTCTGCCGTCGATCGGAGAGGAGTTCCAACTCGGCAGGACGGCACAGGGCTCGCTCGTCACCGTCTTCGCGCTGGTCTACATGATCTGCCAGATACCCGCCGGTTTCCTGGCCGATCGGTACGGCTCCCGCGGACCCATGCTGATCACGCTCGTGCTGTGGTCGCTGTTCACCGCGCTGACCGGGATGGCCGGCACATTCGGTCTGCTCCTGCTGTTCCGCGGTCTGTTCGGTGCCTGTCAGGGCGCTTTCCCGGCAGCGTCGTTCAAAGCCATAGCGGAACGGACGACACCGGCGAGACGGGGGACCGCCACGAGCGTGATGCTGTCCGCCAGCGGGATCGCCGGCCTCGCGCCCCTGCTCGTCGCCCCGCTGCTGACGGGCATCGGCTGGCGGCACACCTTCCTCTGGATGGCGGGTTGCGGCGCGGCCATCGGCATCGGGTTGTGGGCGCTTCTGCCCAAGGCACTGCCGGACCGGCTGAGCCGGCTTCCGCAGACGACGGCGACGACGCCCGCAGTCTCGCGCGCACAAGTACTCAGGTCCCCGGCGGTGTGGAAGTTCGCGGTGCTGTACTGCGCGATGAACATGCTCAGCTACGGCCTGGTCACCTGGGTGCCCAGCTATCTGCTAGAGGCCAGACACCTGTCGCTGAACGAGACCGGGGTGCTGTCGGCGATCCCGAGTCTGGTGGGCTTCGCGACGACCATCTTCGGCGGCTGGCTGTTCGACCGGTACTTCCATGACAAGGCCAGGTGGTACCTGGTGTCCATCGCGACGGTGACCGCGGTCCTGCTCGTTCTGATGGTGTCGGCGGGCAGCGCGGCGACGTTCACTCTCTACGAGACCTTGGCCGTCGGAGTGTTCGGGATGGCGACGATGTGCGTCTTCGGCCTTCCGCTGCGGGTGCTTCCCACGGCGGTGGCCGGCCTCGGCTCCGGAATGACGAACTTCGGCGGCCAGGTCGCCGGCGTGATCGCGCCGCTGGCGATGGGCTGGCTGGCGGACGCGTTCTCCTACACCGCCGCGTTCGGATTCCTGATCTGCACCACGCTGCTCACCGCGGTGATCGCGTTCTGGGTCCCGCAGCGAGCCGAACAATTCAACTTCCCGCCGGCCGGAACCAAGGAGTCTGCCGGCACCAAGGAGCCGACCGGCACCAAGTAG
- a CDS encoding PucR family transcriptional regulator, which yields MLTPTSGKPHTSLARVLDDLGDVLLESIAGGGSTRRQLSGVVIHDPLDEAQFPARAVVLGVGVHEPDDVVRLLYDLGSKGAAALVVRSPFTATEEIRRAADESGVALLGLTRGASWAQVAAMLRTLLVEGDIGDISPQTLGGMPSGDLFALANAVAALLDAPVTIEDRSSRVLAFSGRQDEADQSRVETILGRQVPERFTLGLARNGVFERLHRGHAPVYVDPLHDESMTVPRVALAVRAGDEILGSIWAAVPGPLSKERTQALIDAGKLVALHMLRLRAGADVERRLRADLVSTALEGGTGAPEAIARLGLVGQPAIVLALGLFGGSEADPSTEDGLRRVADRQRVADALAMHLSAVQARSAVALVGDVAYGIVPMPGSQTDCRERSVRVASTFLERTGQRVDAAIGIGPPAPDGSVLSRSRDGADRALRVLLANGGARRVATAEEVHVDALMLDLADLAAARGDVATGPVARLLDYDARHQSQLVHTLSCWLDAFGDVAAASAAAYVHPNTFRYRLRRVAEVGEINLDDPGERFAAMLQLRLHPARHHE from the coding sequence GTGCTGACACCGACGTCTGGCAAGCCACACACAAGCCTGGCGCGCGTCCTCGACGACCTCGGGGACGTGCTGCTGGAGTCGATCGCCGGCGGCGGGAGCACGCGCCGGCAACTGAGCGGCGTAGTCATCCACGACCCGCTCGACGAGGCGCAGTTCCCGGCGCGGGCAGTCGTCCTGGGTGTGGGCGTCCACGAACCGGACGACGTGGTCCGCCTCCTGTACGACCTCGGCAGCAAGGGCGCGGCAGCGCTCGTCGTCCGGTCACCGTTCACCGCGACCGAGGAGATCCGGCGGGCCGCCGACGAGTCCGGCGTCGCCCTGCTCGGACTCACCCGGGGAGCCTCCTGGGCGCAGGTCGCCGCCATGCTCCGCACCCTGCTCGTCGAGGGAGACATCGGCGACATCTCACCGCAGACGCTGGGCGGCATGCCGTCGGGCGACCTGTTCGCGCTGGCCAACGCCGTGGCCGCGCTCCTGGACGCGCCGGTCACCATCGAGGACCGCAGCTCACGCGTGCTCGCCTTCTCCGGCCGCCAGGACGAGGCGGACCAGTCCCGCGTGGAGACGATCCTGGGGCGCCAGGTGCCGGAACGGTTCACCCTGGGCCTGGCGCGCAACGGCGTCTTCGAGCGACTTCATCGCGGCCATGCGCCCGTGTACGTCGATCCGCTCCACGACGAGTCGATGACCGTTCCCCGGGTGGCGCTCGCTGTGCGGGCCGGCGACGAGATCCTCGGCTCGATCTGGGCCGCGGTGCCCGGGCCCCTGTCCAAGGAGCGGACACAGGCGCTGATCGACGCCGGAAAGCTCGTCGCGCTCCACATGTTGCGCCTGCGCGCGGGCGCCGATGTCGAACGCAGGCTGCGCGCCGATCTGGTGAGCACCGCGCTGGAAGGCGGCACCGGGGCACCGGAGGCGATTGCGCGGCTCGGGCTCGTGGGACAGCCCGCGATCGTGCTCGCCCTGGGGCTGTTCGGCGGATCGGAAGCCGATCCGTCGACGGAGGACGGTCTGCGCCGGGTCGCGGACCGCCAGCGCGTCGCCGATGCGCTGGCCATGCATCTGAGCGCGGTCCAGGCGCGCTCGGCCGTGGCGCTGGTGGGCGACGTGGCCTACGGCATCGTGCCGATGCCGGGGAGCCAGACGGACTGCCGGGAGCGGTCGGTCCGCGTCGCGTCGACCTTCCTTGAGCGCACCGGGCAGCGCGTGGACGCGGCGATCGGCATCGGGCCGCCCGCTCCCGACGGCTCCGTGCTCAGCCGCTCGCGTGACGGCGCGGACCGCGCGCTGCGGGTGCTGCTCGCCAACGGGGGCGCCCGGCGCGTGGCCACGGCGGAGGAGGTCCACGTCGACGCACTCATGCTGGACCTCGCCGATCTGGCCGCCGCGCGCGGGGACGTGGCGACCGGGCCCGTCGCCCGCCTGCTCGACTACGACGCCCGGCACCAGTCGCAGCTCGTCCACACGCTCTCGTGCTGGCTGGACGCCTTCGGCGACGTCGCCGCCGCTTCCGCCGCGGCGTACGTGCACCCCAACACCTTCCGGTACCGGCTGCGACGGGTCGCGGAGGTCGGTGAGATCAATCTGGACGACCCCGGCGAGCGGTTCGCGGCGATGCTGCAACTCCGGCTCCACCCTGCTCGCCACCACGAGTAG
- a CDS encoding M20 family metallopeptidase — protein MTATRSEVAVEALLADIETLVRCESPSSDHAAVARSADVVAALGRRLLDAEPDRVVIDGCTHLRWRFGEAPRVLLLGHHDTVWPAGSLETHPYSVLDGVLRGPGCFDMKAGVVMALHAAAAAGNRSGLSVLVTGDEEIGSPSSRRLIEDEARGCEAVFVLEASADGGALKCRRKGVSLYRIDVDGRAAHAGLEPEKGVNAGVEVAHQILAVAALADAERGTTVVPTALSAGTTTNTVPARAGVAVDVRVWDEAEQRRVDQAVRDLRPVLDGSRIRISGGINRPPLQADASSGLFDLAATLAAELGLGNLTAAAVGGASDGNFTAGLGVPTLDGLGAVGGGAHADDEHVVVAELPRRTALLTALIDAVSAK, from the coding sequence ATGACGGCGACGCGTTCCGAGGTGGCGGTGGAGGCGCTCCTCGCCGACATCGAGACCCTGGTGCGGTGCGAGTCGCCGTCCTCCGATCACGCAGCCGTCGCCCGCAGCGCAGACGTCGTGGCGGCGCTGGGGCGCAGGCTGCTGGACGCGGAACCGGACCGCGTGGTGATCGACGGGTGTACGCATCTGAGGTGGCGCTTCGGCGAGGCGCCGCGTGTGCTGCTGCTCGGGCACCACGACACCGTGTGGCCCGCCGGATCGCTGGAGACGCACCCGTACTCCGTCCTGGACGGAGTGCTGCGCGGGCCGGGCTGCTTCGACATGAAGGCGGGCGTCGTGATGGCGCTGCACGCCGCCGCGGCCGCCGGGAACCGCTCGGGTCTTTCGGTCCTCGTCACCGGCGACGAGGAGATCGGCTCCCCGTCGTCGCGGCGCCTGATCGAGGATGAGGCTCGCGGCTGCGAAGCGGTCTTCGTGCTGGAGGCGTCGGCCGACGGCGGAGCGCTCAAGTGCCGCCGCAAGGGCGTCTCCCTGTACCGGATCGACGTGGACGGCCGGGCCGCGCACGCCGGGCTCGAACCGGAGAAGGGTGTGAACGCCGGAGTGGAGGTGGCGCACCAGATCCTCGCCGTCGCCGCACTCGCCGACGCCGAACGGGGTACGACCGTCGTGCCGACGGCCCTGTCCGCCGGTACCACGACCAACACCGTTCCCGCGCGTGCCGGCGTGGCGGTCGACGTACGGGTGTGGGACGAGGCGGAACAGCGGCGGGTCGATCAGGCCGTGCGGGACCTGAGGCCCGTACTCGACGGCTCGCGGATCCGGATCTCGGGTGGCATCAACCGCCCGCCGCTGCAGGCGGACGCGTCCTCGGGGCTGTTCGACCTCGCCGCGACGCTCGCTGCCGAACTCGGTCTCGGAAATCTCACCGCCGCCGCTGTCGGCGGTGCCTCGGACGGAAACTTCACCGCAGGCCTTGGGGTCCCCACCCTCGACGGCCTCGGTGCCGTGGGCGGCGGTGCGCACGCCGACGACGAACATGTCGTCGTCGCCGAACTGCCGCGGCGCACCGCCCTGCTGACGGCCCTGATCGACGCCGTGTCGGCGAAATGA
- a CDS encoding GNAT family N-acetyltransferase has protein sequence MTDLATHGSALVSPAVSAAALAAATAAAAASRVEIRDLTEVSDLTEVCRLFASIWQPGAGAQPVTTELLRAMAAAGNYVAGAYEGEELLGACLGFFGSPAKASLHSHIAGVAPRGLGRGIGFALKLHQRAWALRQHVSLITWTFDPLVRRNAHFNLAKLGAGPARYLPDFYGPMRDGINGAGDTDRLMVRWDLSGPVASAASLGEPARVDAAALREHGAEAALSVAPDGGPLTAVADGPVVLVGVPPDIETLRRTDPGRGQAWRVALREVLGGLMAEEARVVGFDRAGWYVVSREKPS, from the coding sequence GTGACCGATCTTGCGACACATGGGTCAGCTCTGGTTTCCCCGGCTGTGAGTGCAGCCGCGCTGGCCGCCGCGACCGCTGCGGCCGCCGCCTCACGTGTGGAAATCCGGGACCTGACCGAGGTGTCCGACCTGACCGAGGTCTGCCGGCTCTTCGCCTCGATCTGGCAGCCGGGCGCCGGTGCCCAACCGGTGACGACCGAGCTGCTGCGGGCGATGGCCGCGGCCGGGAACTATGTCGCGGGCGCGTATGAAGGAGAGGAGCTCCTGGGAGCCTGTCTCGGCTTCTTCGGTAGCCCGGCCAAGGCGAGCCTGCACAGTCACATCGCCGGGGTCGCGCCGCGAGGCCTCGGCCGGGGGATCGGGTTCGCCCTCAAACTGCACCAGCGCGCCTGGGCGTTGCGCCAGCACGTCTCGCTGATCACCTGGACGTTCGATCCCCTGGTCCGGCGGAACGCGCATTTCAACCTGGCCAAGCTCGGCGCCGGTCCGGCGCGCTACCTGCCCGACTTCTACGGGCCGATGCGCGACGGCATCAACGGCGCCGGTGACACCGACCGGCTGATGGTCCGTTGGGACCTGTCAGGCCCGGTGGCCTCCGCCGCCTCGCTCGGTGAGCCCGCCCGGGTCGATGCCGCCGCGCTGCGGGAGCACGGTGCGGAAGCCGCCCTGTCCGTCGCACCTGACGGGGGCCCGCTGACCGCAGTGGCCGACGGGCCGGTCGTCCTGGTCGGTGTGCCGCCGGACATCGAGACACTCCGGCGCACGGACCCGGGCCGGGGCCAGGCGTGGCGCGTCGCGCTGCGGGAGGTGTTGGGAGGCCTGATGGCGGAGGAAGCCAGGGTCGTCGGATTCGATCGTGCCGGATGGTACGTGGTCTCAAGGGAGAAGCCGTCATGA
- a CDS encoding serine hydrolase domain-containing protein → MSELNELRGWLESRLPELLAEHKVPAASIAVYAHGEMIDRAAGVLNKHTGVEATADSVFQIGSITKVWTTTLAMQLVDEGALDIDAPVRAYLPEFAVGDETASAKITVRQLMCHTSGFEGDVFLDTGRGDDAVHRLVTLLADVPQLFAPGEMFSYNNAAFCVLGRIVEVLREKSYDDCLRDHLCTPLGLTHVAPSPYEAVRFRAASGHLTPDPDAEPQPAQVWALPRSNAPAGSMLAMRPRDLLTFARMHLDGGRGPDGTAVLTPESALAMRRREVELPDLGLLGDAWGLGWSLFDWPGGTVVGHDGGTLGQSAFLRVAPEHDIAVALLTNGGNPLPLYVELVGRVLRELAGTEMPALPVPDADAPRVETARYVGTYASSVGDTVVSEDADGRLWAERTPKGVFAELDGGPPERIELVAYDGDRLIPVKPQRGMHMVHAFVGDDGTGRARFLHTGRADRRVSR, encoded by the coding sequence ATGTCCGAACTCAATGAACTCCGTGGCTGGTTGGAAAGTCGCCTTCCCGAGTTGCTGGCCGAACACAAGGTGCCGGCCGCGTCGATCGCCGTATACGCGCACGGAGAGATGATCGACCGTGCGGCCGGGGTGCTGAACAAGCACACCGGCGTCGAGGCCACCGCGGACTCCGTCTTCCAGATCGGGTCGATCACCAAGGTCTGGACGACCACGCTGGCGATGCAGCTCGTCGACGAGGGCGCGCTCGACATCGACGCCCCGGTCCGGGCGTACCTGCCCGAATTCGCCGTCGGTGACGAGACGGCCTCCGCGAAGATCACCGTACGCCAACTGATGTGCCACACCTCGGGGTTCGAGGGCGACGTCTTCCTCGACACCGGTCGCGGGGACGACGCGGTGCACAGGCTCGTCACCCTCCTCGCCGACGTGCCCCAGCTGTTCGCGCCGGGCGAGATGTTCTCGTACAACAACGCCGCCTTCTGCGTACTCGGTCGCATCGTCGAGGTGCTGCGCGAGAAGTCGTACGACGACTGCCTGCGCGACCACCTGTGCACGCCGCTGGGGCTGACCCACGTCGCCCCCAGCCCGTACGAGGCCGTCAGGTTCCGCGCCGCGTCAGGGCACCTCACTCCCGACCCCGACGCCGAGCCGCAGCCCGCGCAGGTCTGGGCGCTGCCCCGGTCGAACGCGCCCGCCGGATCGATGCTGGCGATGCGGCCGCGGGACCTTCTGACGTTCGCCCGGATGCATCTCGACGGGGGCAGGGGGCCCGACGGGACGGCGGTGCTCACTCCGGAGAGCGCGCTCGCCATGCGGCGCCGCGAGGTGGAACTGCCGGATCTCGGTCTGCTGGGCGACGCCTGGGGACTGGGCTGGTCGCTCTTCGACTGGCCCGGCGGCACGGTGGTCGGCCACGACGGAGGCACACTCGGCCAGTCGGCCTTCCTACGGGTGGCTCCCGAACACGACATCGCGGTGGCGTTGCTGACCAACGGCGGCAACCCGCTCCCGCTGTACGTCGAACTCGTCGGACGCGTGCTGCGCGAGCTGGCCGGAACAGAGATGCCGGCGCTCCCGGTGCCGGACGCCGACGCCCCCCGTGTCGAGACAGCGAGGTACGTGGGCACGTACGCGTCGTCCGTCGGCGACACCGTCGTCAGCGAGGACGCCGACGGCAGGCTGTGGGCCGAGCGGACCCCGAAGGGAGTGTTCGCCGAACTCGACGGCGGTCCGCCGGAAAGGATCGAACTGGTCGCGTACGACGGCGACAGGCTGATCCCCGTGAAGCCGCAGCGCGGCATGCACATGGTGCACGCGTTCGTCGGGGACGACGGGACCGGGCGAGCGCGGTTCCTGCACACCGGCCGGGCCGATCGGCGGGTGAGCCGGTGA
- a CDS encoding serine hydrolase, translating to MVTESELVETITGRAAEAGVQVWLHAADLDSSRHVGIDADEPVVTASVFKVPVAVELARQAADGELDLAERITVPPGHPTASPYGLATFRHDVTMSWYDLAVLMIGISDNVATDLILGKVGKAAVAGTLRRLDLPHTAVPHDCGDLLRTIGEDLGIDYQDDERILAAMPAEQLAKLRALTPEETCRTTAAESTRLLGLIWRDEAAPATACADVRRWLELQVWPHRLRSGFADDDVRISGKTGTLPSLRNEIGVVEYPDGGRYAVGVFTRAVDARSRVPERDAFIGFAAARAVDWLRR from the coding sequence ATGGTCACCGAATCGGAACTGGTCGAGACAATCACCGGGCGGGCGGCGGAAGCCGGCGTCCAGGTATGGCTGCACGCGGCCGATCTGGACAGCTCGCGACACGTGGGCATCGACGCCGACGAGCCGGTGGTCACCGCGTCCGTGTTCAAGGTTCCCGTAGCAGTGGAACTTGCCCGGCAGGCGGCCGACGGTGAACTCGACCTCGCCGAGCGGATCACGGTGCCACCGGGACATCCGACCGCCAGTCCGTACGGCCTCGCGACGTTCCGCCACGACGTCACGATGTCCTGGTACGACCTCGCCGTCCTGATGATTGGCATCAGCGACAACGTCGCCACGGACCTGATCCTCGGGAAGGTGGGAAAGGCCGCGGTCGCCGGGACTCTGCGCCGGCTCGACCTCCCGCACACGGCCGTCCCCCACGACTGCGGGGACCTGTTGCGCACGATCGGCGAGGACCTCGGGATCGACTACCAGGACGACGAACGGATTCTGGCCGCGATGCCGGCCGAACAACTGGCCAAGCTGCGCGCGTTGACACCCGAAGAGACCTGCCGGACCACCGCCGCGGAGAGCACCCGCCTGCTGGGCCTGATCTGGCGTGACGAAGCGGCACCCGCGACGGCGTGCGCCGACGTCCGGCGCTGGCTGGAACTGCAGGTGTGGCCGCACCGGCTGCGCTCCGGCTTCGCGGACGACGACGTCAGGATCAGCGGCAAGACCGGCACGCTGCCCTCGCTGCGCAACGAGATCGGCGTGGTGGAGTACCCGGACGGTGGCCGGTACGCGGTCGGCGTCTTCACCAGGGCCGTCGACGCCCGTTCGAGAGTTCCCGAGCGTGACGCCTTCATCGGTTTCGCCGCCGCGCGGGCGGTGGACTGGCTCAGGCGGTAA
- a CDS encoding ABC transporter substrate-binding protein: MRRRVVLLGALALTVSACGGVSQSTPGRTAHQKLADGRTFTQAIASDPGSLDPQMTVLSVAIQTDRYLYDSLLNVDAAGKPVTGLADKWHATTTKATFSLRRGITCADGSPLTAADVAANINFVGDPANKSPFAGVTIAPGTKATADNASRTVTLTSGAPDAFLLRNAGRLPMVCAAGLRDRSLLAKGGAGTGMFTVTEAVPNDHYTLTRRKDYTWGPGAWKTNQPGLPDKVVVRVVPNATTSANLLLSGGLNAAATVGPDKKRLSAQKLFHADYLAPMGELFFNEAPGRAGRDERVRRALVQALDLTQLGKVLTSGTGRPATGMVTAEPRACTGDTLKGNLPAHDLAAARTALDAAGWRVGPSGVRVKDGKRLALTMIYATQLGPTMAPTAELAQQTWKSIGVDVKLKGVDSSGLNQALFTTGAWDVSMAPFGFELPSQAVQFMSGRTPPQGTNFAHIRNAGYDSQVRRASALVGDDSCRAWLAAETSLIKRVDVVPYVHSVIPFFGTGARFEVSAGSITPSSIRMYG; the protein is encoded by the coding sequence GTGAGGCGCCGGGTCGTGCTGCTCGGCGCGCTGGCGCTGACGGTCAGCGCGTGCGGAGGAGTCTCGCAGTCCACACCAGGGCGGACCGCACACCAGAAACTGGCGGACGGCAGGACCTTCACGCAGGCGATCGCGTCCGACCCCGGAAGCCTCGACCCGCAGATGACGGTCCTCTCGGTCGCCATCCAGACCGATCGCTACCTCTACGACTCGCTGCTCAACGTCGACGCCGCCGGAAAGCCCGTGACGGGACTGGCGGACAAGTGGCACGCCACGACGACGAAAGCCACGTTCAGCCTGCGGCGCGGCATCACCTGCGCCGACGGCTCGCCGCTGACCGCCGCGGACGTCGCGGCGAACATCAACTTCGTGGGCGACCCGGCGAACAAGTCCCCGTTCGCGGGGGTGACCATCGCGCCCGGAACGAAGGCGACCGCCGACAACGCGAGCCGCACCGTTACGCTCACCAGCGGAGCGCCGGACGCGTTCCTGCTGCGCAACGCGGGCCGGCTGCCGATGGTGTGCGCCGCGGGCCTGCGGGACCGTTCGCTGCTGGCCAAGGGCGGCGCGGGCACCGGCATGTTCACCGTCACCGAGGCCGTACCCAACGACCACTACACGCTCACCCGGCGCAAGGACTACACGTGGGGGCCGGGCGCGTGGAAGACCAACCAGCCGGGGCTGCCCGACAAGGTGGTCGTGCGGGTGGTCCCGAACGCCACCACCTCGGCGAACCTGCTGCTCTCCGGCGGCCTCAACGCCGCGGCCACGGTCGGGCCGGACAAGAAGCGGCTCTCCGCGCAGAAGCTTTTCCACGCCGACTACCTCGCTCCGATGGGAGAGTTGTTCTTCAACGAGGCTCCCGGCCGCGCCGGCCGGGACGAACGTGTCCGCCGCGCCCTGGTCCAGGCACTCGACCTGACGCAGCTCGGCAAGGTGCTCACCAGCGGCACCGGCAGACCGGCCACAGGCATGGTCACGGCCGAACCCCGGGCCTGTACGGGCGACACCCTGAAGGGCAACCTTCCCGCGCACGACCTCGCCGCGGCCAGAACTGCGCTCGACGCGGCGGGCTGGCGCGTGGGCCCGAGTGGCGTGCGCGTCAAGGACGGCAAGCGGCTCGCCCTCACCATGATCTACGCGACGCAACTCGGGCCGACCATGGCGCCCACCGCCGAGCTGGCGCAGCAGACCTGGAAGAGCATCGGAGTCGACGTCAAGCTGAAGGGCGTCGACAGCTCCGGGCTCAACCAGGCGCTGTTCACCACCGGAGCGTGGGATGTCTCGATGGCTCCCTTCGGCTTCGAACTGCCCAGCCAGGCAGTGCAGTTCATGTCGGGCAGGACGCCGCCGCAGGGCACCAACTTCGCGCACATCCGGAACGCCGGGTACGACTCTCAGGTGCGCCGGGCGTCGGCGCTGGTCGGCGACGACAGCTGCCGCGCGTGGCTCGCGGCCGAGACGTCGCTGATCAAGCGCGTCGACGTCGTCCCCTACGTCCACTCGGTCATCCCGTTCTTCGGCACCGGAGCGCGGTTCGAGGTCAGCGCGGGCTCCATCACGCCGTCGTCGATACGGATGTACGGCTGA
- a CDS encoding serine hydrolase, with amino-acid sequence MNAIADEIAAVFAEAGAQGFLHAREIGVTDGPEVAVGADAPVVLASVFKIPVAVAYAREVAAGQLDETERTRVTARYRVGGIGTAGCVDDVEMSWRDLALFMLTMSDNAATDVVFHRVGQDAVDRVLTDLGLSRTRIRGCCEDLFASLLSDLGAGEGDDAEAALAAAAPEQLWKLAVLDPARTTSSTPREITRLLDAIWTDRAADPGACEKVRAIMGRQIWPHRISSGLDTGVQVAAKTGTLPAIRNEAGVLTYPDGRQYAVAVFTRADSLEDRRPAVDTSIGRAARLAVDHLRHGETS; translated from the coding sequence GTGAACGCCATCGCCGACGAGATCGCCGCGGTCTTCGCCGAGGCGGGAGCGCAAGGATTCCTGCACGCCCGTGAGATCGGGGTGACCGACGGCCCCGAGGTCGCCGTAGGCGCGGACGCCCCGGTGGTCCTGGCGTCGGTCTTCAAGATCCCGGTCGCGGTCGCCTACGCCCGCGAGGTGGCCGCCGGACAGCTGGACGAGACCGAACGGACCCGGGTCACCGCGCGCTACCGCGTCGGCGGGATCGGCACGGCCGGGTGCGTCGACGACGTGGAGATGAGCTGGCGCGACCTGGCGCTGTTCATGCTGACCATGAGCGACAACGCGGCCACCGACGTCGTGTTCCACCGGGTCGGACAGGACGCCGTGGACCGCGTGCTCACCGACCTCGGGCTGTCCCGAACGCGCATCCGCGGCTGCTGCGAGGACCTCTTCGCGTCGTTGCTGTCCGACCTCGGTGCCGGCGAAGGCGACGACGCGGAGGCCGCGCTCGCCGCGGCCGCCCCGGAACAGCTGTGGAAGCTGGCGGTGCTGGACCCGGCCAGGACGACGTCGTCCACCCCGCGGGAGATCACCCGGCTGCTCGACGCGATCTGGACCGACCGCGCGGCCGATCCCGGGGCCTGCGAGAAGGTCCGCGCGATCATGGGACGGCAGATCTGGCCGCACAGGATCTCGTCCGGCCTCGACACCGGGGTCCAGGTGGCGGCCAAGACGGGCACGCTTCCCGCGATCCGCAACGAAGCAGGTGTGCTGACCTACCCGGACGGCAGGCAGTACGCCGTCGCGGTGTTCACCCGCGCGGACTCCCTGGAGGACCGCCGGCCCGCTGTCGATACCTCGATCGGCAGGGCCGCCCGGCTCGCCGTGGACCATCTCCGCCACGGAGAGACGTCGTGA